The stretch of DNA ATTGATAATGAAGGCTATCCTTCTTACCGGAGACGTAATACTGGAGTTACAGTAAAAAAGCCTAAGGCCAGCTTAGACAACGGCTTTGTTGTTCCTTACAATCCTTTTCTTTTGATGAGATATCAAGCTCATATTAATGTTGAATATTGCAATAAATCCAATGCCATCAAGTACTTATTCAAATATGTAAATAAAGGTCCCGACCGTTCAAATGTTGAAATATCCAATGCCAAAAATTCAAAAGAGCCGGTTGAtgaaattaaaagattttatgACTGCCGGTATTTATCTCCGGCAGAAGCTGTTTGGAGGACATTTGCATTTGACATTCATCAACATTTTCCAGCTGTTATTAGGTTATCTATTCACTTGGAAAATGAACAAGTAGTTAAATTTGATGATAATAGTTCACTGCATAATGTTGTCCGTTATCGGGAAATGGTTGACACAATGTTTCTTGCTTGGTTTAAAGCTAATATGGACTACGAAGAAGGTCGCAATTTGACATATTCGCAGTTTCCtacaaaatttgtttatataccAAAGGAACATCGTTGGCAACCAAGACAAAGGGGTTTTAGCATCGGAAGATTAACATATGTTCCTGTTGGAGCCGGTGAGTTATACTACTTGAGGGTGTTGTTGACACAACAAAAAGGATGCACAAGTTACGAAGATATTAAAACAGTTGATGGCAAGATATGCAAAACATTCCAAGAGGCGTGTAGTGAGTTAAGGCTTTTAAAAGATGACCAGGAGTTCAAAGATGCAATTAAAGAGTCTTATCAAACAGCGTCAGGTTGGCAGATGAGGAGTTTGTTTGTTAGATTACTTAACATGAATACAATGACTAATCCATTCGATGTTTGGAGCTGTACTTGGAAGATGTTGGCTGATGGCATTCTTTACAATAGGAGAAGGGAACTCAATCTTCCAGGTAATCAAATGATTGTTACGTTTTTgcatataatattttgtttattaaccTACGAATTATATAACAACTCCGTGCTGATTCGATGATAATATAATTGCAGATTTACAAATATCTGATGATGACTTGCAGAATCTCTGTCTTATTGAAATTGCAAAACTGTTGACTGAAAATGGAAGAACATTAAGTGATTACCCGTCTATGCCTACCCCTATAGTTGAAGATGTCAATACCTTTCATAACAAACTCATAGCCGATGAACTCAACTATAATAGAGTTGAATTAGCTGCTCTTCATGAAAGTTTGGTTCAAAAGTTAACTGAAGAGCAACATGGTGTCTATCAAGAAATAATGACATCTGTGTTATCTGGTAATGGTCAATTCTTCTTTTTGTATGGTTACGGTGGTACTGGCAAGACTTTCTTGTGGAAGACAATTTCAGCAGCTCTAAGATCTAAAGGAGAAATTGTAATCAATGTTGCTTCGAGCGGAATAGCTTCTTTATTGCTTCCTAATGGAAAAACAGCTCACTCAACTTTTTGCATCCCATTGGAAATCAATGATAAATCTACTTGCAACATTAAACAAAATTGTTTTAGAGCAGAACTATTAAGAGCTGCCAGTCTATTCATATGGGATGAAGCTCCAATGATGAATAGATATTGCTTTGAAGCATTTGATCGTACGATGAGAGACTTGATGGGAAAGGTGGATAAGAATAACAGAAACAAGCCATTTGGTGGAAAAGTTATTGTCTTAGGTGGAGACTTTAGACAGATATTGCCGGTAATTAGGAAAGGATCGAGAAGTGAAGTTGTTAGGGCAGCTATTGGCTCATCAAAGATATGGAAGCATTGCAAAGTTCTGAAATTGACCAAAAACATGAGGTTGAAAGGTGATTTGACTAACAACTCAGAAATTGAACTCAAAGAATTTGCCGATTGGATTTTGAAAATTGGAGATGGCTTATTAGATGGAGATGAAAATGGAGAGGCTGAAATTAAAATCCCTGAAGAATTGTCTGTTCTACAAAATGACAACCCTTTGCTTTCTTTGGTTGATTTTGTTTACCCTAATATTGTTAACGATATTGGCAAAAACAATTTCTTTGAGGATGAAGCAATTCTTGCTCCAACATTGGAGGTTGTTAAAGAGGTAAACGATTATGTGCTATCTATGATTCCAGGTGAATCGAAAGATTATTTAAGTTGTGATACACCATGTAAATCTGATGAGGATAATGAGGTTCAAGGAGATTGGTTTACATCGGAATTTTTAAATGATATCACATGTTCTGGGATACCTCATCATCGGTTAACCCTAAAAGAGGGTGTCCCAGTTATGCTGCTGCGCAATATTGATCAAGCAAGGGGATTATGTAATGGTACCAGGTTACAGGTTAGAGAATTAGGCAAGAATGTTATAACAGTTGTGGTTATCAATGCAACAAATGACGGTGAAGTTGTCTATATTCCAAGAATGGACTTAGTTCCTTCAGATCCTGGACTTCCTTTCAAGTTTTGTCGCCGCCAATTTCCCATATGCTTGTGTTTTGCAATGACCATCAACAACAACCAAGGACAATCTCTCTCCAAGGTTGCGGTTTATTTACCTCGACCAGTTTTTACACATGGTCAATTGTACGTAGCAGTTTCAAGAGTAACAACAAAGAAAGGCTTAAAGTTTCTTATATTAGATGAAGATGGCAAGACCTGCACGACAACTAAAAATGTCGTATTTCCTGAAATTTTTGAGAATTTAAAGGTTTAAAAACAAAGCTCAGCAACACATGGTAAGTTTTATAGTTTTAATCAGTTgaatgacttaaaaattattatGGTATTGTTAGTTTAActgttttttgacaaataattataatataatgtGGTCATATTCTTTCAGGTTCACaagatattatattttctatctTTTGATGGTGCATTTTTTGGATCGGAATCACTGGTTCCTGACATTCAAATTTTATTAGTTAGGTAAAAATTACCCCCTTTGTTGGATATTCTTTATATAAGCcactattattttaaatataataaattaaatttatatgttatatatgtatctattattgtatatattttatatttttcgtacataatatcttacatatgttattttgttaattatatGAACCTATGCttacttttttaatatatttgttttaattctATATACTTAAGGTATTAGGTACTTAGAATGTGGCCAAATGGGGGACCAATATTATTGATGTAGAATTTGGGCCGAAACTCAATTTTGGCCTATGACAAAGCCTATATCATAAATTTGCAAACCACATCTCATACATCTCATTAAGATACAACAAGTTGTCAATATTGCGCCTCTCCAAACAAGAAAAACAGTAGCAAGCAATCAAAGACATCAGTTTTCAAGGAACAGTTTTGATtcacactagtagaaaaatgacttttggtttggagataccactaccggtatgtgaataccagtagtgaaatacatttgaccaaaggattccactactgatatttttaaaacggtagtggaaagttcagagacaagggatttcactaccggctttgctaaatccgtagtggaaagtagacacggtggcaatgtcgtaattacgtacaaatttgttttaattatcttccactaccgatctaggattcaacggtagtggaatcctaatagtgttattatttttttcatattcccacttttcactaccgatctaggattcaccggtagtggaatcctaatagtgttataatatttttcatattgtcattttcattcCCAATTTTCATACGCGTTCAATCTCCCTCCCACTGCAAACTCTCCATTCTCAATCGTCCCAAGTTCTTCCAAATCGTCCCAagttcttcaaatcaaacactccaatttcccaatcattctccaatctctccattctccattctccattctccattctccaatctctccaatttcattcggtttcattctccaaaccctagaaTGCTTGAATCGCCTCCAAATTTCTTCGTTTTTATTCGGTAaaggtatgaataaatcaaacttcctccaaatttcattcgttttcgttttcattcgttttcattcttgttcattcgttttcattcgcttGGGTTAGACATCATTTTTCGAGATTACGAGAGACCCGAGTaagaaaatgatgatgaaaggTAGAGGAATGGGTAGGAATAGGATTAATCCTGTTCAAACAATTTCAAGTCATATGGGTGATAAGGATAAGATTCAAGGTATTGATTTTGCTTATTGGTTAAAGATTGTTGTTACAAGTAAAGATTTTGTTGTTGTGAAAATGGATGTTGAAGGTACTGAGTTTCATTTGATACCTAAGTTGATTCAAACTGGTGCTatttgtttgattgatgaacCATGGGAAATAATGGATCTGCTAGTTTATGTAATATATCTTTAACCCTGCACCCATTTAAAGTAGGGAAAAATGTGCAAAAGTGAAGTAATTAAGTAAATGTTTCATGTAGAATCACATTCATATTCATTAAGCAAAATGGAAGTCATGTTCTTCATCTGGTCGGCTTGTAATATGATTGTTGGTGTAAATAATGTCAATATGGTAAACAATATTCCATGTTTATTTTGCAGATCCTGCTGCAAGTGCTGATCTAGCCGTGGTGTTAATGCAAGAAGGATTAGCCCATATCCTCCTTGTTGGTAGAAGGTACTATATTAGTAACATTCATTAAATAGGTTTCActtatcatttttatattaagattaagatgACCATTCGATAGAGTAGTAGGATTGTTGGTGTCGGGTGTGTTTGATTTCTGTGTGGAACCACATACCACATGTATATTAAATACTGGTTCTTCTTGTTGATGTATTTATTCATCATCTTATGACTGACATAACAGTATGACTGTTACTCGTTCACGGATAAAAGCTTCAATTCCTCGCAAGCATGGGGCTGCAATTGCTGGTTTTGAGAAAGTATGTTCTCTCTGTCTGCCTCTCTTTTAAAATGATAATAGTTACATACTGCTGTGAATGAATTCTATAACATGACTGTTCcaattctaaatcatcgtccTCCTTTTTGTAGGCTTTGAATAAGTTCTTTGAGAATGTTTTGCAGGTAAATTCTTCCCGAGTACTGGTATTTCTCATGCTTAGCATTTATTCTCATtcgtgatatatatatatatatatatatatatatatatatatatatatatatatatatagtttgttCAATTTAAAGAATATGTGCTAGTGATCTGCTGCGAGTTTGTATACTCAAATCTTTATAAGCTTATTTGTGCTGCACTagatataacttataagttgcCTGCACATTCTTTATTCACcagtgttaaatatatttattctttAGTCCAACAAAATTGAGAAAGGGGCACGCACAAGTTTAATTGATCCTGCTGATCTTTTTGGGCTTCTTCTTTCTTAGTGAGCATTTACAATTTGATACCACATATACATTTCTTAATGACAATGATATCCATGCATAAGCTCGGACGGATTTGGTATAGTTTAGTGTGTTTGTTATGCTTATTATTTATCTTATGTCTCTATTTCTGTTACAGGATCAGTTTCATCGTCACTTATTTTTGGAGGCAGAAAGAAGACAGCTGCGACCTATTATTGAAAACAAATCACGCATCATTCTCGCACACACAAGCTCATGATACAAGTATGGTTGCTTTCTTCATTGCATCTTCTCTTCTCCTCTCTATTCCTATGTTTATATGAGTTTAAGAAAGCCTTGTTAGGTAACTAGCCTTAAGTAACATGAAAATTATAGTTGATTATATGAAAACCTTGTGACTTTTTATTGTTGTAAGTTGTAACCCATAATTTTCCAGTATTTTAACACTTGATTCTACTCAAGTTGTACCGTTCCTTTTAGGCTGGCGTTTAAATTATGTTTTGTAGTTGTATCTGCTCTATATAGACATTTTAAGTGAATGCCAAATTTcttacccgtagtggaatccccatgatttatattaaaaaaatttgaaaccatacataccactactgttctagagttttgatttttcatattaatatgcaggcacaggaagctacaaaaaaacgaaaaaaaaaaaaaaaaaactaacataccactactgatatttataacaatcagtagtgaaaactaacataccactacgggtatttgtaattacccgtagtggaatcctcaattctaaaaaaaaaaatggaatagcatacataccactaccggtatttacaaataccggtagtggaatcccagattctaaaaaaaaaaaaaatgaaaaccatacataccactaccggtatttgtaaataccggtagtggaatcccagactctaaaaaaaaaaaaatgaaaactatacataccactaccggtatttacaaataccggtagtggaatcccagactctaaaaaaaaaaaatgaaaaccatacataccactacggatattgaaaatacccgtagtggaatctcatacataccactaccggtatttgtaaaaaccgtcgtggaatcctcataaatttaattaataatacagtagaaacctgacataccacgacgggtataaaaagacccgtcgtggaaagtattgacttacaacgacgagtgtgtttactaccggccgcggccagtagtggaatccctatttggccggtagtggaatcccctttctgcactagtgttCAATCCATACAAAGGTATGTTTTTACTATCAATCTATTCTCCATGTTTATCTAAAACCTAAATTTAAGGAATTGGTGTATATCCAATTATGATTCATTTATGTAGGGGAGTTTGTTTCAATGTTGTGGTTATGAGAAGGTTGTTAATGGTGGTAGTGGCCTTTGCTAAGCTAATTATTAATGTTGTGCTtcatgtttgttttgattttatgcTCTGTTTTTCTAATCAATGTTTGATACGTGTAATCTTCTCTCCTCTACAGTTCAGTTCACATAGCTTATATAAGAATCAAATTATAATTAGTTTACCTTTGATGTTAGGtgattattttttgaattgaattgttacAGTTAAATGCACTTTGTAGTGGTATATATTGAATTGGATATATTTTCAACCTATTAAAGCTTATGATAAGATACTCTTATGCTATTCTATATCTATTTTATACCTCACCATTTGTACCATTCTGAGATTGATTATGCTAACTCTGTTGATAGACTTATTGATCTACATCAATATTAGTAGTTTTGTTGGTTTTTGAGATTGGTTATTCTAAATCTGTTCATAGACCTACAATTCTGATGATTATTGCAGTAAATCATCAATAttacaacttttttaaaaaattatataatatctaatttttaaatgatttctTATATATGGTCAATTTGAAAAACATAGCATATGTGTTATAATTTTCATTGTATCTTACAATTAACATATTATCAGATGAATGTTGTTAATGACGAACCTGTTGAACCACCGAGATCTTGGGAGATGGTTATCACTGCTGCTCATGTTCAAGGCAGAGGAGTTTTGGTACTATGCCTTATTTTGTCTACTTTTAATTTTAGCATTACTTTCACATTTTGTTGAATTCGACtactaatttaattttcaattttttcacttGCCAGCATTTTCCCCGCAGTATTGTGACTAACTATTTGCCACATCACCAACATGGTATTGTGATGGTTTTAGACAACTCAAACATTTCAGTCAATTGTAGTATAAAAACAACACCAAGGAATAGGAATGAGAAGTATCTATCTCAAGAGTGGATTGCATTTCTCAATCAAGCTAATATCAATGTCGGCCGCAGAATTAAGTTAACTATTTCAGATCCACCCGGAGTTTTGAGCGTTGGCCTCATCAATTAAAATGCACAATTCTATGATGGTCATTTTGTTTAATTGCGCTCATTTTAAAAACCATGTagtgttttatattttgtttactATGAGtttcaacttttattttaaaaaccatGTGTTGTTTGTATTGGTTGAGCTGTATAATTATTTTCTACTTAATCTAATGACAAAgaagtaatatttttatttgctCGATACATCAAACTATCAATCTAtctaaaaagtatatttttcttataattacgaGGGActaatttacatttaatttcttaattacaataaaaatattgtacaaattaatttttctgtTTTGCCCTCTCATAAAGTCATACACATGAACTCATTTCACCTATATCTCATAACTCCGTTTCTCATTCACCAACCTTATAAATATTGAGGACTTCTTCAATAACTCTTTCTTTTCGATTTTAGTGTTTCAAATGTATAGATTGCAAAAAATAGTACTACCTACTTTAAAGTTAAAACAACACGCAACACAGCTGCATTGCAATTCTTATTTCTCATCAACCCATCTTTCTCACCTTAAACCTCattattttttagtataaataaataagagtaAAAAGAGTAACAGAGAAACTGaaataaatctaaaatcttcatcttctttcctCAAGCTTTCAATAGTATATATCTTTAAAACTACAGAAATTAGAACCaacaaattgaagaaaaaaaaacaggtgTTAAGCTATAAAATCTTCCACATCGCCATATCATATGAAACTATTTATTTGTCAtactaacaaaaataatattcaatcaTAGGGTCTAAACAAATTcttgcccgtgcgttgcacgggtggGATATCTAGTTGATATACAAATTCgatcctctccaattttctttttatgttttgtcTCCAATTCTTCATCTAATAGTTAGTAAACcatgaaaagtaaaaaagaatttaagaagagagagagagaaaaaaatggagGATTAAGAATAccattggagaaaaaaaattggagatgATCCAAATCCATTGCTATATAGTTTATTAATCATGTAAGTTATTTTGAATCCAACTAAGAGATTTATGAGCTATTCATAATAGTATGGGTTTAGTTTGAATCATATGATACGTTCATTTGATTTAAGTCAAATAAACTAAATGAACCTAACGAGTCAAACCAAACTGTTCGTGAACTTTAAATGAGCCGAACTCGAGCTGAAAAAAGAGTTCGTGTCGAACTCGAGTCGAGTTTCGAGCCAAACCAATTCTTATCGAGTCGAGTCGAGCTCAGACAGGTTCGACTTGACTCATTTCCATTTTTCAGCCCTAAGCATAGCTTAATTAGTAAGCGACATTGTAAGTTATTGCATGAACCGGGGTTCTAACTCAGgtactcccacttattcactttaaaaaagtgaaattctagccaaATCTTTAAAAGATATATAGTGGAATAATACATGTGTGCAATTAAAAGATAGTGGAATAATACATGTGTGCAATTCTagccctaaaaaaaaaaagatagtgGAATAATACATGTGTGCAATTAAAAGTATATACACCAAAtctttaaattaaaagttaGGAATAAATTATCCAACTGTCCAATTTTAATTGGATCCACATCATGGTGTGCAATTTGCCCACCTCTTCATGCAACCAAGAAAAAACCATGCAGAATGTAAATCTATTTACCCAAGCTTTGTACATGGAAAAACATTATTTAAAGGCCTAGATGATCCCTAAAAAAAtgtacacacacacaccattTCAACATCAATGCTAGGTTAGAATAATTATTAAACATGTACACACACACCATTTCAACATCAATGCTACATTAGAATAATGATAATTATGGCTTATGACTTGTGCAACTCCCCCATAAATTTAGACATGTTAGCATCACGTACGAATATGGTTTGTATTGTGGTAATTCTTGAGAGTTGTGATGAGAAACAAGGAGCGGAAGGAACGACAACAAGAGTTGAGATGGTGGATGTGGTGGAAAGACGCCACAATCGGGGTGGAAAACCGATTGATAAGTCGTGAGGACGCCACAACCGACTATGAAAGTCCCGGTTGATAAGTCAAAGGATAGGGCACGGAAAACCGATAAGCTAAAGATAGGGTTCATAGAACCAAAGAGAACAAATCTcatatttttactaaacttcaagttgttttgaaAAGTACATTATATCCCTATTTATAGTCTATCctacatagtaggatttattgtccactaccataTACATTCATGATAGATcttagaaaattcccactaaccactataatgacttagtgcaccactaggaagcatctagagagcctagggagcaactaaaAGTCATCTAAAAATCCTCctaataccaaaaacaaaaattacaataaaaattaagaaaattggacttaattgttttttatttagtccaatattattagactaCAAAATCAAACCATTGATGCTTCTAATCATGtgaattgggcttcaagttgggctcCAAGCATCTTcatcaaaaatattttagtgcat from Trifolium pratense cultivar HEN17-A07 linkage group LG5, ARS_RC_1.1, whole genome shotgun sequence encodes:
- the LOC123886724 gene encoding uncharacterized protein LOC123886724, translated to MESSINSIPSQSLHDRPAWFKTVIDPDKDEIHMCPLFVKNWSSQMNFEKTGWIINGNKERTMVVFNCDNGKWYISSGIIVAVRNGFTVPTEVYLYYQMKRNNLLMFESIMSQFAPPYEAPCESDEHPCSGFFYNEQNNEDVEVQQLNTQGTEDMDQSHIYKFDVKITSAIINNNEFQEFQNTSSKYVLKVKAEKISVTALDTSEIARFSRKQKLHNHTSNKNGSSSENIQPNLGQSSFNNTSSGSENIMPMDISIQSNYTTKGELFKRKADRIPLSPLTQGSILTTNVESDMNQNIPAKRIRIPNPKYFSPVSCVVNSSNESSSKSSRSRPKQQGTNTGKSKVAVPALSRRNNHTSKRFPLHNKYIGVQRIDFDDETNGSSNVVNDMDVYKSNLYASSEIEGVINFGMPEITCKWCNAELWYEERAEKTRHGIDIEFSICCAKGKVELPLLKKPPDLLLALINGRDRRSKNFQENYRAFNSMFAFTSLGGHINYNINDGGGPPQFILSGQNYHRIGSLVPEAGTTPKFAQLYIHDTENEVNNRAACFRSDNNKKDPIDISLVKDLKEMIDYCNPLAKSFRKVRDAIQSGTTHNLSLRLYRKRTNDSRMHNIPTVDEVAGLIVGDFEDSEIGRDIIVNDKQYGLTRIHETHVLFLPLQYPLLFPWGENGWEPDIPHRKTKEVPTSEKEERVKIREFMAFRIQERKKEFGNIVFSRRLFQQFVVDYYTMIEAQRLSFIRENQDKIHSDVLSGLQEAVDRGDVDASTVGRRIILPDSFTGGPRYMFNNCQDAQGICKRFGYPDLFITVTCNANWPEIRNFIEPRGLQPSDQPDIVARVFKMKLDQMMSDLKKEQIFGNVIAGMYTVEFQKRGLPHLPHPKLYPKLYAAVSSFMMHGPCGEANVNSPCMVGYRCSKFFPKKYKSSTTIDNEGYPSYRRRNTGVTVKKPKASLDNGFVVPYNPFLLMRYQAHINVEYCNKSNAIKYLFKYVNKGPDRSNVEISNAKNSKEPVDEIKRFYDCRYLSPAEAVWRTFAFDIHQHFPAVIRLSIHLENEQVVKFDDNSSLHNVVRYREMVDTMFLAWFKANMDYEEGRNLTYSQFPTKFVYIPKEHRWQPRQRGFSIGRLTYVPVGAGELYYLRVLLTQQKGCTSYEDIKTVDGKICKTFQEACSELRLLKDDQEFKDAIKESYQTASGWQMRSLFVRLLNMNTMTNPFDVWSCTWKMLADGILYNRRRELNLPDLQISDDDLQNLCLIEIAKLLTENGRTLSDYPSMPTPIVEDVNTFHNKLIADELNYNRVELAALHESLVQKLTEEQHGVYQEIMTSVLSGNGQFFFLYGYGGTGKTFLWKTISAALRSKGEIVINVASSGIASLLLPNGKTAHSTFCIPLEINDKSTCNIKQNCFRAELLRAASLFIWDEAPMMNRYCFEAFDRTMRDLMGKVDKNNRNKPFGGKVIVLGGDFRQILPVIRKGSRSEVVRAAIGSSKIWKHCKVLKLTKNMRLKGDLTNNSEIELKEFADWILKIGDGLLDGDENGEAEIKIPEELSVLQNDNPLLSLVDFVYPNIVNDIGKNNFFEDEAILAPTLEVVKEVNDYVLSMIPGESKDYLSCDTPCKSDEDNEVQGDWFTSEFLNDITCSGIPHHRLTLKEGVPVMLLRNIDQARGLCNGTRLQVRELGKNVITVVVINATNDGEVVYIPRMDLVPSDPGLPFKFCRRQFPICLCFAMTINNNQGQSLSKVAVYLPRPVFTHGQLYVAVSRVTTKKGLKFLILDEDGKTCTTTKNVVFPEIFENLKVHKILYFLSFDGAFFGSESLTSFFEITRDPSKKMMMKGRGMGRNRINPVQTISSHMGDKDKIQGIDFAYWLKIVVTSKDFVVVKMDVEGTEFHLIPKLIQTGAICLIDEPWEIMDLLVYVIYL
- the LOC123887333 gene encoding protein PELOTA 1-like, with product MQEGLAHILLVGRSMTVTRSRIKASIPRKHGAAIAGFEKALNKFFENVLQDQFHRHLFLEAERRQLRPIIENKSRIILAHTSS
- the LOC123887334 gene encoding uncharacterized protein LOC123887334; this encodes MNVVNDEPVEPPRSWEMVITAAHVQGRGVLHFPRSIVTNYLPHHQHGIVMVLDNSNISVNCSIKTTPRNRNEKYLSQEWIAFLNQANINVGRRIKLTISDPPGVLSVGLIN